A window of Blastocatellia bacterium genomic DNA:
ACAAGTTTATCAAGTAGTTGATAAACTAACTTTATCTCGTGGTAGAAATCAAATTAAACTAGGCGTAGATTTTCAATATTTTCGTGTCCCACCTAAATCAGTAGAAGTTCCTTTTTTTAATAGTGGTTTTATTAGATATACTCCTTTGGATCTTTCTGCCTTAAGTAGTATTCCAAACCTACCTACCTTAAGCGCACTCCAAGCCTTTGATCCAAGTCTTCGCACAAATCGGCAACGTGCAGCCTTAGATTTTTTTTCTGCAATACTACCTACAGTTTTTCCAGATTTTCCTAGAGGTTTAAAGCTTGCTGATACTCCACTCCCATTTTTTTATGTGCAAAATTTTAATGATCCAAGAACTGATACAACAGGAAAACTTTTTTCTCTTTTTCTGCAAAATGATCTTAAAGCTCGTCCTAATTTGTTGATTAAACTAGGCTTACGCTATGACTTAAATCGTATAGGTGTTATTCCAAAAAACAATGGAAATTTTAGTCCACGGATAGCTTTTTCTTATCAACCCAAAGTTTTACAAAATCTAAAACTACGTGCTGCATATGGATTTTTCTTTGGTGTTACTTTAGTTTCACCTGGCTATGACGTGAATTTAAGTAATAACTCTAAAGCTCTAGTCCTAGCTTTTCCTTTTACTGCTATTCCAAGTAGCTTTCCTAATGGGCGGTTTCCTCTTTCTAGCCAACCACCTGCAAATGTTAGATTTACCCCTCAATTAGGAGCAAATTTCCAATTTGATAATAATTTTAAGAATAGTTATTCACAACAAGCAACTTTGGCATTAGATTATAGCTTAGATAAATTTACTAGTATTTCTTTGGCATATGTTTTTGTAAGAGGTGCCAAATTATTTGGCCTACGTAATATAAACCCTGTTATAAGACCTATTGCAGGTGATCCGCTAGGAAGTATGATTAATGGTCGTGTTTTTCCAGATAAAGGAATGATGATTGAGTTTAGTTCTAGCTATAATAGTTACTACCATGCTTTTACTAGTTTATTTGAACGACGTTTTAAGGGAGTATTTGGTATTTTGGCTAGTTATACTTTCTCTAAAGCTCTGGATAATACAAACAGCATAGAACCTTTTTCTGAACAACAAGCCGCTGATCCATTAAATCCAAGACTAGAAAAAAGTTTTTCTGCCCAGGATCAAAGACATAGAGTCGTTATTTCATCAGTTTATCAATTACCTAATCTGAAAAATTTCTTTTTACGTGATTATCAATTTTCTACTATTTTTACTGCTAATTCTGGACGGCCATATAACCTTTTAGTTGGGGAAGACTTAAATATGAATGGGGATATTATAAACCCTACAGATAGACCTGCTGGAATTGCTCGAAATGCTGGAATACAACCATCTTTTATTGGATTAGATTTGCGATTAATGAAAAAAATAAAGTTAAAGGATAAAATACAACTTCTTGCTTTTGTTGAGTCTTTTAATGTTGTCAATAAATTTAATGTCTTTGGCCCTGCTTCTACTAGCGGATTTTTTCGACCAGATGAGAATGGTAGTTTTAATCTACCTCAACAAAAAGGAGGACGGTTTTTATTACCAAGAGAAATACCAAGAGATGGATTTTCTCCTAGGCAAATTCAATTTGGCATTAAATTGGAATATTAAAACACTATATTCTATAAAAAAAGAAGCTAGCAGACGCTAGCTTCTTTTTATGGATTATTTTGTGGATAGCTATCTACCATCTTGTGTAACCGTAAAGGTTTGGCCTCCAACAGTAATTGTTCCTGTTCTTTGAGAACCAAGGTTAGCAGAAACTGTGTAAGTTACAATACCATTACCAGTACCACTAGCACCAGAAGTGATTGTAATAAATGCAGCATTGCTAGTAGCAGTTCTAGCACAAGATGAACTAGATGCTGTTACTGTTATGCTTCCAGAACCACCTCTAAAGGCAAAAGAAGCACTTGTTGGATTTAATGTGAATGTGCAGCCACCACCGCCACCAGTGCCAGCTTGGGTGACAGTAAAGGTTTGACCAGCAACAGTAATGGTTCCAGTTCTGGATGAAGTAGAACTGTTGGTTGCAACAGTGTAACTAACTGTACCGCTGCCAGTACCACTAGCACCAGAAGTGATTGTAATAAATGCAGCATTGCTAGTAGCAGTTCTAGCACAAGTTGAACTAGATGCTGTTACTGTAATATTTCCTGTTCCACCTGTAGAGGTGAAAGATGCGTTAGTTGGGTTGATGGTGAATGTACAAGCACCACCGCCACCACCAGTACCAGCTTGGTTAACCGTAAAGGTTTGGTCTCCAACAGTAATTGTTCCTGTTCTTGCTGCACCATTATTAACAGCAACTCTGTAAGCTACAATACCATTGCCAGTACCACTAGCACCAGAAGTGATTGTAATAAATGCAGCATTGCTAGTAGCAGTTCTAGCACAAGTTGAACTAGATGCTGTTACTGTTATACTTCCAGAACCGCCCCTTGTTGCAAAAGAAGCACTTGTTGGATTTAAGGTAAAGCTACAACCAGGCGCACCAGCTTGATTAACAGTAAAGGTTTGACCAGCAACAGTAATAGTGCCAGTTCTGGATGAAGTAGAACTGTTGGTTGCAACAGTGTAACTAACTGTACCGCTGCCAGTACCGCTAGCACCAGAAGTAACAGTAATAAAGGCATCATTACTAGTAGCAGTTCTAGCACAAGATGGGTCAGATGCTGTTACTGTAATATTTCCTGTTCCACCTGTTGAAGTAAATGAAGCATTTGTTGGATTTATTGTAAATGTACAATTAGGAGCCGCTGCACCAGCTTGATTAACAGTAAAGGTTTGACCAGCAACAGTAATAGTGCCAGTTCTTGGTGAAGTAGAACTATTAGTTGCAACAGTGTAACTAACTGTACCGCTGCCAGTACCACTAGCACCAGAAGTAACAGTAATAAAGGCATCATTACTAGTAGCAGTTCTAGTACAGGATGGGTCAGATGCTGTTACTGTAATATTTCCTGTTCCACCAGCAGATGTGAATGATTGACTTGTTGGGCTGATAGTAAATGTACAAACAGGGCCACCACCACCACAACACATAAACCCATTAAGTAAAGTAATATCGTCAATATTCCAACCTACAGCAGCAACGCTTTCATCTGAAGCTACCAAGAATCGTAATGTCACCATTTGACCAACTGCGCTAGCAGGTAGATTGACAGTAGTTAATAGGAATGAGCCAGCATTTCCAGTCCAAGCCATACGGCCTCTAATTGGGTTTTGGCTGGTGTTGTTGAGTGTTCCATTGTAGCCAGCAGAAGCAAATGAACCACCAGCGGCAATAATGTCTTGGAAAGCACCACCATTAAGACTAATTTCTAGTACACCACCATCAAAGTTGTTTTCAAGATTATAGAAATTTCTAAAGCTAAGTTGTGCATTAGAAGAGGTGATCATAACTGATGGTAATGTTAATGTTGCAGATGTAACAGTAGTTAAATTAGGTGCAAAAGCTTTATTTGGAGAGCTATTTACAGGTGTAGCTGTTGAAGTTGTCCAGCCAGGTGTACTACCTGTAATAACTGTATTTGTAAATCCTGATGGTAAAGCTGGAGCGGTAACACCATCAAAGTTTTGGCTTAGTGCAGTAGCAACCATACCTGTTTGGAAGCTAAATGTTACTGTTCCTAGGTTAGTTGCACCATCTTGTAAGCTGAAAGTAGCAGTAATTATGTCACCACAATTACCCATTGCAGTAAAACTAAATGAGCGAGAAACTGCTGAACCACCTGCTGTTAAAGCTCCATAAGTTTGTGCAGCACTTGGAGCAGTTACACCACCAGTAGCTTGTAGTGTTGCAACTAAGTTAGTAGTGTTTAAGTTACCAACATTTTGCAAGCTAAAATTAGCTGTTATAGTCTCACCTGGATCTACTACGCCATTACCAGGTGTGCAGCTTTCTGCTGTAATTGTTGCACCAGCAGCAGTAATGATTGCAGCATTAGCATCAACAAAATTTGTTGCTACCAAAGCAAAGTGTTGGTCAGTAGTGTCTGCATCACCTAAAATGCCATCACCATTAAGACCTGTAGCAACTACTCTAATAGAAATAGGGCCAGAGATTCCAGCAGGTAAAAAGACGTTTTCTACGTTATTGCGGTTATCTGCTACACCGCCAGTTGTGGAAGAACCACCAGAAAAGACATTACCTTTATAGGTGACACCACCAGCAGTAACTTCTAGATCTAAGTTGTTAACCAACGATGGATCGCTAACTCCAGGAGGATCAGTCCAAACTAGAGTTACATTGATAGGATTTGCTGAACTAGAAATTGAGCCGGGGAAAGTAATAGATTGGCCTGTTGTAGTTAGTGGAACTGTTTGATTGACATATTTGGTTGCAATACCAGTATTGAGGACATTTTTCATTGTAATACGTCCCCAACCTTCACTACCATTTGGTCTAGCAGCAGTTGCTCCTGTCCCAGTCATATCAACAGTACCATTAATTAAAGCAGCTTTTACTAAAGCTGGACTAGGATTTTGACCTGCACCTTGAGTGCTACCTTTCCAAAATTGAGTAAACAGTGCAGCAGCACCAGCTACTAATGGAGCAGCATGCGATGTACCGCTACTAATACGGTGGTTTGTACCAATGTTACCAAATAAGGTATCTGGGCCAGATTGACCACCTGTGATAGCATCACCAGGTGCTGCTATGTCTGGTTTGACCCGACCGTCAGCAGCAGGGCCACGACTAGAGAAATCAACTAATTGTTCTAAATTATCTGCTGCACCTGTTGAACCACCAGCGGAAGGAAAACCAGGACGAACATTTTCAGACGCGGCAACAGAAATTACATTTTTAGCAACTTTTGGACGGGTTAAGCCTCCTGTACCTTGATTACCAGCAGAGAAAACTATTGTTAGTGGATCAATAGAGGAAGCTGAAGAAGAATCACGAGCAAAACCATCATGTTGAGCAGCTAATGAATCATAAGCATTTCCGTTTGTACCAGAGCCATAGCTATGATTACTAACAGAAGCTACAATAGCATTTGGGCCAGCTGTAGTGACAATATCATTAAATACATCTGGATTATCACCACCATAACCGCTACGCAGGAAAGGAACATTAACAATATGTGATGATGGAGCAACGCCTAAACCCATATTATAGCCAGCCGCATCATTAGCATCAGGAGCAAAAGGAGTTGAGCCAGCAATAATAGTTGCTTGTAAATGTCCGTGACCATCTGCACCAGCCGCCGCACCACGTAAAGGAGCATTGACAGCATTGGTAGAAGAAATATAAAAACCACCATTACCAGGTATTCCAACACCATCATCAACTACTGCTACAGTAACATTGCTACCATTAACACCAAATTGTGATTGTGGATTATAGCCTGGAGCATTTACAGTAGTTGGGCCAGTGAAATTACCAGCAATAATTTGGGAAGCTTTTTCATCCTCTTTTGTTGGGATAACATAAGGATCTATAGCAATAACATCTTTTAATCTTGCAATTCGGCTGACTAAATCTTGAGAAAGTTCAGCACGAATTACATTAAAATAGTTATTAGGTAATATTAGTGTGTTACGAACAATTGCACCTTGACCTTGAAGTTCAGCACTAATGCTATCTATTCTTGCACGGCTAAAAATAGCAATATCAAAAACTCCTGAACTATTGTTGAGAGCATAAATGGAGTTTTTATCTTTAGCAGGTCTACCATCAAAAGCAGAAAGCATATCAGGGTGAACTTTGTAAACAGGTTGGAACTCACCAGTCCATCTTACTTTAGGATGATTAGCAATTTTTTCCATTGCTTTAGCATCAGCATAAACAAAAAATGCTTGATTAGGGATATATTGAACAACTTCACCACCCATTTCAGCAATGTCTTTTAACCATTTATCTTTAACTGGGCCAACAAACTGAACAATATGATAATCTGGCTCAGAAGATCTTCTTTCCAAATAACCATTACTTGTAGCAAATTCGCTTGCTGGGTCTTCAGTTAGTGGATCAAAGTTAAACCCACGTAGGCTAATATTAGTTTCCATTGGAGCTACATCTAAATTAGACATAGGCCCTTGTCGTAGTGAATTTAAGTTTTCTGATTTAATAGCTACTACTATAAATGAACCATAATCTTCTATAATTTCGCCTAGATTTCTTGCAGCTTCTCTATCAGCTTCAGAATTAACACGAATACGATTATAACTTACTAAATTACGGGGGTTTAATTTGCCGTTTTGCCGCTAAAATACTTAAATTTTTAGGGCTACTATCGGCCTTCATCAAAGAATTTTCTGGAGACAACCAAAGCATTGAAGCAATTAATGCTGATGCAAATATGGTTGAAACCCAACGACGTTTGTTGGTCATTACCAAAAAGCCTCCTCTTACTTTATTATTTTATTAAGAGATTGAACAGTATTACTAAAATAGACAAGCATTCTAAAAACAAACCCAAAATACCATAGCAAAACCTTTGAAATTGAGTAATGTATATAAAAAATGCTTACTATCTTAATAGTTTTTTAATAACTTCTTAATGTGATCCTGAAGGTTAATATTATTTTGTTTGACTGGCAAGGATTATATCTTAAGTTTTACCTAAATAAGTAATTGAATAATAAAAGGAGACATTTGTAAAACCCTCTATATAAGGAAATTAGCAAAATAATATAATAAATAATTAATTTTTGTGTCTAGAGTTATTGCTATAGTAGATTTAATTGATTAACTATGTAAAAAGAAACCTATTTTATTGATTGCTTCTTGACCTTCACTAAGTTTATCTGCAAAAGCATGCCAAACATGCCACATTTCTTGCCAAACTTCTAATGTTGCACTTACTCCCATTTCTTCAGCCTTTTTAGCTAAACGTGTTGAGTCATCAAGCAAAATTTCAGCAGCACCAACTTGTATTAACATTTCTGGTAAGCCAGTTAAATCAGCAAATAAAGGTGAGGCTAAAGGGTGTTTGCTATCAGTAGTAGCTAAATAAAGTTTAGCTAGTTCTGTTAGTTCAGGGGAGGTTAACCAGGGGTCAATTTCTGCTAAAGAGTTTAAAGAATTGCCAGTTGCGGCAAGATCTGTCCATGGAGAAATTAAAGCTAATCGTTTAGGTAGGTTTTCGTTAGCATCACGCAAGGAAATAGCAGTTGCTAAAGTTAAACCTCCTCCAGCCGAATCTCCACAAATAAAAATATTTTCATTAGAAAAACCATTATTTAGTAACCAACGATAAGCTGAAACAGCGTCTTCTACTGCTGCTGGAAAGGGATGCTCAGGCGCGAGACGATAATCTATAAGTAATACTAAAGATTTAGTTGCGTCTGCTAATCTTGAAACTAGGGCGCGGTGTGTATTAGGAGAACCAAGGACATATCCACCACCATGTAAGTAAAGCATTACATAATTTTTGTCTGTATTTGGTGTAGAAATCCACTCTGCATTTATTCCATTAACCACTACTTTTTCTGTAGTTGTATTAGGAACAAGCGGAAACATTTTTGCCATTTCTTCATAACCCATACGGGCTTCTTGAAGTGTTGGTGGCATAGGCATATGTTTTCTACTTCTTAAAAAAGCTCGGATTTCCTCTGCTGCTTGGCTCATGGATTTTCTCCCCTAAATAAGATTTTGTAGAAGGAACAATATTAAAAGCTTTGTTTTCGCTTTAACAAGCTGACTTTACCATATCTAAAAATAATTTATGTATTCTTGTATCTTTAGTTAATTCTGGATGAAAGGTAGCAGCAAGACAATTACCATGTTTAACTAAAACAGGATGGTCTTGACATTTGGCTAGAATTTCTACTTTGTCGCTTGTTTTAGTGATGCTTGGAGCGCGAATAAAAACTAAATCTAAGACTTCTCCGCCTAAAGAGGGGATAGAAACAGATTCTATAAAACTATCAGTTTGTCGGCCATAAAAATTTCTTGTTACTTCTATATTCATTGCTCCAAGAGAGGCTTGGCTAGGGTTTTGAACTTTGCAAGCTAGTAAAATTGCTCCTGCACAAGTGCCAAATGTGGGGTGTTTTTTTACAAACTCTTTTAATGGTTCAAATAGCTGTTCATCCTGCATTAAACGTAGCATTGTAGAACTTTCGCCACCTGGAATAATTAAACCATCTAAATGATTTAAGTCTTTTGCTGTTCGTACTTCACAAGCATTTACACCAAGTTGTTTAAGCATTGCTAAATGTTTAGCATAAGCTCCTTGGAGAGCTAACACCCCTATTTGCATATTTCCTCATTCAAATTCTTAGTTAATTCAAATTTTTCAGCTTACCAGCCACGTGTTTGGAGTAATTCGCTTTCTGGTAATTTATCGGTTTCAATGCCTTTCATTGGCTCGTCTAAATCCATACTAACTTCTAGTAAAACTTTGGGATCTTGGTAGTGTGTAACAGCCTTTACAATAGCGCGAGCGCGGGCGGCTGGGTCGGAGGATTTGAAAATTCCTGAACCAACAAAAACAGATTCTGCACCTAGCTGCATACAAAGTGCTGCATCGGCTGGAGTTGCTACACCACCTGCTGCAAAGTTTGGCACTGGCAATCGTCCATCACGAGCAACCATTAATACTAATTCAAAAGGTGCTTGAAGACGCTTACTTTCAGCCATTAATTCATCTTGTGATAGTAAAGTAAGCATTCGCATTTCTTTACGTATAGTTCTTAGGTGTCTAACAGCTTCAACAATATTTCCTGTTCCAGCTTCGCCCTTGGTACGAATCATTGCTGCACCCTCTGCAATACGTCTTAGAGCTTCGCCTAAATTGCGACAACCACAAACAAAAGGCACCTTAAAGTTATGTTTATAAATATGATGTTCTTCGTCGGCTGGTGTTAAAACTTCGCTTTCATCAATAAAATCTACACCCATTTCTTCTAACATTTGGGCTTCAACAAAATGACCTATTCGGGCTTTAGCCATTACTGGTATAGAGACCACTTCCATAATTTCGCGGATCTTTTTAGGTGAAGCCATACGCGCTACACCGCCTTCTTTACGAATATCAGCCGGCACGCGCTCAAGTGCCATTACTGCTGCTGCACCTGCTTCTTCAGCAATTTTAGCTTGTTCAGCGTTGGTAACATCCATTATCACGCCACCCTTAAGCATTTCAGCTAGCCCGACTTTTAACTTTAATAAACTTTCCATGTAAACTCTCCAAGCAATTAATTTTCTTAATTAGCAAAAACTTGCTACCATCCATTTAATAATTTTAAGAATAAATTATTAAAATTAGCCAAATTAGTTGGTCTATTAATTTTGCTAGTATAGTTTTGCTATTTATCTTTATTTTGTAGACATTAAAAGACCATAAATTTTTTAACAACAGCCAATTCGGAAAAAAATGTACTAGGCCAATTTAGCAATAATTTTTGCTTTTCAAAATTTCTGATGTAAAAGTAGGATTACATTTACAAAGCTAAAAACTCATCTAGAGAATTAATATCAAAAATATTAATAGCCCAAGTTTCTAAAGTCGAAGCATCAGCCGACTTGATCTTATCAACAACTGATTGCGGAAGTGTTCCAAATTTGCGTTCTAGCAATTTTTGTAAAATTGTTGCTTCTCCTTGTTGAAGGCCAGTATTGATGCCTTCTTGATGGCCTTGCTCAAAAATACCAGAAAGAAAAGAATTATCACGGATATCAAAAGAAGTAGACATAGAGTTAAGCTCCTGTAAAATAAGGGTTTCAAAGTTTCTAAGACCAGCCAAAATAAAAAGTTTAGTTAAAGCATCTTCTCTATCATGACGAGGAAGAAGAGAGATTTTTTCAAGAACTTGAACAATAGTAGAACGAGTGTTATTTGAATAACAAAGAATAGCAAGTAGATTATCAGCCAAAGAATCACTGGCTAGTAAAAAATCAGCAGGAAAAGAACGAATATCAATAAGCTGATAACTAAATTGTAAATTAGGATGAGAAATACTGGTAGTACCATTAAATACTTTATTTCCAACATAGATAACTTGTTGCAAAGGGATTTGTCCATATTGCTTAAAGATTAGCCAGTAATACTCTAGCATTCTTAAGACCATTTCTTCATCATCTATACTTTGAAGTTCCAAATGATAAATTCTTCCATTACTTAATCTCATTAAATATTTTTTACGTGTTGCTACTTCTGCAAACTCTATGTTTAATTGTTCCACTACTTGTAAATTTTCTCCTACTAATAATTGTACTAATCTACTTGATGTTGCTTGAAATAACTCTTTTAATACTGTGTCATATTTCATTTTTCACACCTTGCTTTTATTTTTTAGCATAGATGGATTTTTTGTAACTTTTTCGCTTATTTTTGCCAAATTTTTTAACTATTTTTCCAAAACATGATTTATTCTTGTTTATCTAATAATAATTTTTACTATAAAACTAATTTTTTGTGTATATTTACTTATATTATTTAGAAGGTTTATAAAATGTTGGAAGTTAAACAGCTAGTTTCTGTAGAGATTGAGGATAACAAAATCATAGACGAGTGGACTTTTAAGAATGCCTTAACTCGTGAGCTTACGCATTGTTATCATGATTATCCTGCTAGGATGATTCCTCAAATAGCAGCAAAAATACTTGATTTATTTGGACAAGACGCAAAGCTACTTTTTGACCCATATTCAGGAAC
This region includes:
- a CDS encoding TonB-dependent receptor — translated: MLKTLNIVFFLIALFLINTNLCLAQVDSISGEIIGVVKDQQSNLLVGARVSARQIETNQIRSIEVDEKAGFRFLKLPPGIYELTASASNFNSQTEKLVINIGRTFLLEFILSVAGSSEVIEVVTDNNINQTENSTTIDQQRIENLPINRRNFLDFALTIPRLTSDFELARSTTVSSGFSANGQSGRFNNVTVDGLDNNDRYLGAVRATFSQEAVEEFQVVSDSYSAEFGRALGGIVNIVTRGGNNQFHSNLFFISRNEKVAAKAGFSRFSPVSSQIQFGSFFSGPIKKDKAFFFLSFERFLSKSFIPVDVKENVVEAFRRRNFSVRTGLLSIPDTTISLLGRLDWQTSPSNNTWIRYNFGGVYQGKAETFGGVEFENVGGARRLNDSVIAFNNTYFSSENNFVHETRFLFSNRDQKVPAQDSLPDTIVVENGTLGRAGTFFRLPQVLKEQVYQVVDKLTLSRGRNQIKLGVDFQYFRVPPKSVEVPFFNSGFIRYTPLDLSALSSIPNLPTLSALQAFDPSLRTNRQRAALDFFSAILPTVFPDFPRGLKLADTPLPFFYVQNFNDPRTDTTGKLFSLFLQNDLKARPNLLIKLGLRYDLNRIGVIPKNNGNFSPRIAFSYQPKVLQNLKLRAAYGFFFGVTLVSPGYDVNLSNNSKALVLAFPFTAIPSSFPNGRFPLSSQPPANVRFTPQLGANFQFDNNFKNSYSQQATLALDYSLDKFTSISLAYVFVRGAKLFGLRNINPVIRPIAGDPLGSMINGRVFPDKGMMIEFSSSYNSYYHAFTSLFERRFKGVFGILASYTFSKALDNTNSIEPFSEQQAADPLNPRLEKSFSAQDQRHRVVISSVYQLPNLKNFFLRDYQFSTIFTANSGRPYNLLVGEDLNMNGDIINPTDRPAGIARNAGIQPSFIGLDLRLMKKIKLKDKIQLLAFVESFNVVNKFNVFGPASTSGFFRPDENGSFNLPQQKGGRFLLPREIPRDGFSPRQIQFGIKLEY
- a CDS encoding S8 family serine peptidase, translating into MSNLDVAPMETNISLRGFNFDPLTEDPASEFATSNGYLERRSSEPDYHIVQFVGPVKDKWLKDIAEMGGEVVQYIPNQAFFVYADAKAMEKIANHPKVRWTGEFQPVYKVHPDMLSAFDGRPAKDKNSIYALNNSSGVFDIAIFSRARIDSISAELQGQGAIVRNTLILPNNYFNVIRAELSQDLVSRIARLKDVIAIDPYVIPTKEDEKASQIIAGNFTGPTTVNAPGYNPQSQFGVNGSNVTVAVVDDGVGIPGNGGFYISSTNAVNAPLRGAAAGADGHGHLQATIIAGSTPFAPDANDAAGYNMGLGVAPSSHIVNVPFLRSGYGGDNPDVFNDIVTTAGPNAIVASVSNHSYGSGTNGNAYDSLAAQHDGFARDSSSASSIDPLTIVFSAGNQGTGGLTRPKVAKNVISVAASENVRPGFPSAGGSTGAADNLEQLVDFSSRGPAADGRVKPDIAAPGDAITGGQSGPDTLFGNIGTNHRISSGTSHAAPLVAGAAALFTQFWKGSTQGAGQNPSPALVKAALINGTVDMTGTGATAARPNGSEGWGRITMKNVLNTGIATKYVNQTVPLTTTGQSITFPGSISSSANPINVTLVWTDPPGVSDPSLVNNLDLEVTAGGVTYKGNVFSGGSSTTGGVADNRNNVENVFLPAGISGPISIRVVATGLNGDGILGDADTTDQHFALVATNFVDANAAIITAAGATITAESCTPGNGVVDPGETITANFSLQNVGNLNTTNLVATLQATGGVTAPSAAQTYGALTAGGSAVSRSFSFTAMGNCGDIITATFSLQDGATNLGTVTFSFQTGMVATALSQNFDGVTAPALPSGFTNTVITGSTPGWTTSTATPVNSSPNKAFAPNLTTVTSATLTLPSVMITSSNAQLSFRNFYNLENNFDGGVLEISLNGGAFQDIIAAGGSFASAGYNGTLNNTSQNPIRGRMAWTGNAGSFLLTTVNLPASAVGQMVTLRFLVASDESVAAVGWNIDDITLLNGFMCCGGGGPVCTFTISPTSQSFTSAGGTGNITVTASDPSCTRTATSNDAFITVTSGASGTGSGTVSYTVATNSSTSPRTGTITVAGQTFTVNQAGAAAPNCTFTINPTNASFTSTGGTGNITVTASDPSCARTATSNDAFITVTSGASGTGSGTVSYTVATNSSTSSRTGTITVAGQTFTVNQAGAPGCSFTLNPTSASFATRGGSGSITVTASSSTCARTATSNAAFITITSGASGTGNGIVAYRVAVNNGAARTGTITVGDQTFTVNQAGTGGGGGACTFTINPTNASFTSTGGTGNITVTASSSTCARTATSNAAFITITSGASGTGSGTVSYTVATNSSTSSRTGTITVAGQTFTVTQAGTGGGGGCTFTLNPTSASFAFRGGSGSITVTASSSSCARTATSNAAFITITSGASGTGNGIVTYTVSANLGSQRTGTITVGGQTFTVTQDGR
- a CDS encoding alpha/beta hydrolase codes for the protein MSQAAEEIRAFLRSRKHMPMPPTLQEARMGYEEMAKMFPLVPNTTTEKVVVNGINAEWISTPNTDKNYVMLYLHGGGYVLGSPNTHRALVSRLADATKSLVLLIDYRLAPEHPFPAAVEDAVSAYRWLLNNGFSNENIFICGDSAGGGLTLATAISLRDANENLPKRLALISPWTDLAATGNSLNSLAEIDPWLTSPELTELAKLYLATTDSKHPLASPLFADLTGLPEMLIQVGAAEILLDDSTRLAKKAEEMGVSATLEVWQEMWHVWHAFADKLSEGQEAINKIGFFLHS
- the pdxT gene encoding pyridoxal 5'-phosphate synthase glutaminase subunit PdxT, with amino-acid sequence MQIGVLALQGAYAKHLAMLKQLGVNACEVRTAKDLNHLDGLIIPGGESSTMLRLMQDEQLFEPLKEFVKKHPTFGTCAGAILLACKVQNPSQASLGAMNIEVTRNFYGRQTDSFIESVSIPSLGGEVLDLVFIRAPSITKTSDKVEILAKCQDHPVLVKHGNCLAATFHPELTKDTRIHKLFLDMVKSAC
- the pdxS gene encoding pyridoxal 5'-phosphate synthase lyase subunit PdxS, yielding MESLLKLKVGLAEMLKGGVIMDVTNAEQAKIAEEAGAAAVMALERVPADIRKEGGVARMASPKKIREIMEVVSIPVMAKARIGHFVEAQMLEEMGVDFIDESEVLTPADEEHHIYKHNFKVPFVCGCRNLGEALRRIAEGAAMIRTKGEAGTGNIVEAVRHLRTIRKEMRMLTLLSQDELMAESKRLQAPFELVLMVARDGRLPVPNFAAGGVATPADAALCMQLGAESVFVGSGIFKSSDPAARARAIVKAVTHYQDPKVLLEVSMDLDEPMKGIETDKLPESELLQTRGW
- a CDS encoding DUF4351 domain-containing protein; translated protein: MKYDTVLKELFQATSSRLVQLLVGENLQVVEQLNIEFAEVATRKKYLMRLSNGRIYHLELQSIDDEEMVLRMLEYYWLIFKQYGQIPLQQVIYVGNKVFNGTTSISHPNLQFSYQLIDIRSFPADFLLASDSLADNLLAILCYSNNTRSTIVQVLEKISLLPRHDREDALTKLFILAGLRNFETLILQELNSMSTSFDIRDNSFLSGIFEQGHQEGINTGLQQGEATILQKLLERKFGTLPQSVVDKIKSADASTLETWAINIFDINSLDEFLAL